Proteins encoded together in one Halalkaliarchaeum sp. AArc-CO window:
- a CDS encoding heavy-metal-associated domain-containing protein encodes MSTTLTVSGMACDGCEEAVVEALEGVSGVESASADHEAGTATAEGDADRGALVAAVEDAGYEVEA; translated from the coding sequence ATGTCTACGACACTCACCGTGTCCGGAATGGCGTGTGATGGCTGTGAAGAGGCGGTCGTCGAAGCGCTCGAGGGCGTTTCGGGGGTCGAATCGGCGAGCGCCGATCACGAGGCCGGTACCGCAACCGCAGAGGGGGACGCCGACCGCGGGGCCCTCGTGGCCGCAGTCGAGGACGCCGGCTACGAAGTCGAGGCCTGA
- a CDS encoding AsnC family transcriptional regulator — MRTLDETDREILRLLLSDARRPYSDIADRVGLSPPAVSDRVDRLQELGVLESFTVTLDRSMLTEGARLLITVTLAPTADPAVEDVSAHDRVEHAFLTAAGDLVFVAIVSDGDVRPLVSELLGEDETLLRGLEVELLAGSSWSPTLGNAELAVECVECGNTVTSEGESARIDGTLYHFCCGSCLANFEERFERLQEGAKEGA, encoded by the coding sequence ATGCGCACGCTCGACGAGACCGATCGCGAGATCCTCCGACTGCTGCTTTCGGATGCCCGACGGCCGTACAGCGACATCGCAGATCGCGTCGGCCTCTCGCCGCCGGCTGTCTCCGACCGCGTCGACCGCCTCCAGGAGCTCGGCGTTCTCGAGTCGTTCACGGTCACGCTCGACCGGTCGATGCTCACCGAGGGGGCACGCCTGCTGATCACCGTGACACTCGCCCCGACAGCGGACCCGGCGGTTGAGGATGTTTCAGCCCACGACAGGGTCGAACACGCGTTCCTGACGGCGGCCGGCGACCTGGTGTTCGTCGCGATCGTCTCCGACGGGGACGTCAGACCGCTGGTTTCGGAGCTGCTCGGTGAGGACGAAACGCTGCTCAGGGGACTCGAGGTCGAACTCCTCGCCGGATCGTCGTGGTCGCCCACGCTGGGGAACGCCGAACTGGCCGTCGAGTGCGTCGAATGTGGCAACACCGTCACGAGCGAGGGAGAGTCGGCCCGCATCGACGGCACCCTGTATCATTTCTGTTGTGGCTCGTGTCTGGCGAACTTCGAGGAACGGTTCGAACGGCTACAGGAAGGGGCAAAGGAAGGCGCCTGA
- the larE gene encoding ATP-dependent sacrificial sulfur transferase LarE: MSDIAGIIQEITADLASRDGIVVAFSGGVDSSVVAALAHDALGDDAVAVTARSETLPEAELESAKRVAREIGIRHETVSFSELDDDRFVENDDKRCYYCRTMRLGELSDAAARLGIDTVCDGTNASDVDGGHRPGLQAVEEQEAYSPLLAHDVTKAQVRAIASSYDLSVADKPSMACLSSRIPTGQEVTEARLSRIERAEQFLREWGFSQFRVRDHDGMARIEICADELEAALDPTFARVAREHVRDAGFDTVTLDLEGYRTGSVSPGGGN; encoded by the coding sequence ATGTCTGACATCGCCGGCATCATCCAGGAGATAACGGCGGACCTCGCCTCCAGGGACGGCATCGTTGTCGCGTTCAGTGGCGGCGTCGATTCCTCGGTCGTCGCCGCACTCGCACACGACGCCCTCGGCGACGACGCCGTCGCCGTGACCGCCAGAAGCGAAACGCTCCCGGAGGCGGAGCTCGAGTCGGCGAAACGCGTCGCTCGGGAGATCGGAATCCGACACGAGACCGTCTCGTTCAGCGAGCTGGACGACGATCGGTTCGTCGAAAACGACGACAAGCGGTGTTACTACTGCCGGACGATGCGGTTGGGTGAACTGTCCGACGCCGCAGCGAGGCTAGGAATCGACACCGTCTGTGACGGCACCAACGCCAGCGACGTCGACGGCGGCCATCGGCCGGGGCTGCAAGCTGTCGAGGAACAGGAGGCGTACTCGCCGCTTCTGGCGCACGACGTCACCAAAGCACAGGTTCGCGCCATCGCCTCGTCGTACGACCTGTCGGTTGCGGACAAACCGTCGATGGCCTGTCTCTCCTCCCGCATCCCGACCGGACAGGAAGTGACCGAAGCGCGGCTCTCCCGCATCGAGCGCGCCGAACAGTTCCTGCGCGAGTGGGGGTTCTCCCAGTTCCGCGTCCGGGACCACGACGGGATGGCCCGGATCGAAATCTGCGCGGACGAACTCGAAGCGGCGCTGGATCCGACGTTCGCACGGGTCGCAAGAGAACACGTTCGGGACGCCGGCTTCGACACCGTCACCCTGGACCTCGAAGGCTATCGGACCGGGAGCGTGAGCCCGGGTGGCGGGAACTGA
- the larB gene encoding nickel pincer cofactor biosynthesis protein LarB — MDLQDVLEDVASGERTVEEARRELDGYTRVDDFARLDTGRGDRAGIPEVVLGDGKSIDQLRSIADSFLDEQGHVVFTRVDEAAVDTLEALATNVGWYPDSRVLVLRTAAYEPPEPEGTVAVVSGGTSDVPVAEEAAVTAGEMGCTVETFYDVGVAGIHRILSEAEALSNADAVVVAAGREGALPTVVAGLVDSPVIGLPVSIGYGHGGDGEAALAGMLQSCTVLSTVNIDAGFVAGAQAAQIART, encoded by the coding sequence ATGGATCTACAGGACGTACTCGAAGACGTCGCCTCGGGTGAGCGAACGGTCGAGGAAGCCAGACGGGAGCTGGACGGGTACACTCGCGTCGACGATTTCGCGCGCCTCGACACCGGTAGGGGAGACCGCGCCGGGATCCCGGAGGTCGTCCTCGGAGACGGAAAGTCGATCGACCAGTTGCGCTCGATTGCGGATTCGTTTCTCGACGAGCAGGGACATGTCGTTTTCACCCGAGTCGACGAGGCGGCAGTCGACACGCTCGAGGCGCTCGCCACCAACGTCGGCTGGTATCCGGACTCGCGGGTCCTCGTGCTCCGAACTGCCGCGTACGAACCGCCGGAGCCGGAGGGCACGGTCGCGGTGGTCTCCGGCGGGACGTCAGACGTTCCGGTGGCCGAGGAGGCCGCCGTGACGGCCGGCGAGATGGGGTGTACTGTCGAGACGTTCTACGATGTCGGCGTGGCCGGCATCCACCGGATCCTCTCGGAGGCCGAAGCGCTTTCAAACGCCGACGCTGTCGTCGTCGCCGCCGGACGGGAGGGTGCCCTGCCGACCGTCGTCGCCGGGCTCGTCGACAGCCCGGTGATCGGCCTGCCGGTGTCGATCGGATACGGTCACGGCGGGGATGGCGAGGCGGCACTCGCGGGGATGCTGCAGTCCTGTACCGTGCTCTCGACGGTGAACATCGACGCCGGGTTCGTCGCGGGCGCGCAGGCGGCACAGATCGCCAGAACCTGA
- the asd gene encoding aspartate-semialdehyde dehydrogenase, with the protein MTVQVGILGATGAVGQRFIQLLDDHPTFELAAVTASEASAGKRYAEAAKWRVDTPIPADVAGMEVVETIPEAVPDDVDLLFSSLPSGVASEIEPAFLEDGYVVSSNSSNDRMAPDVPLTIPEINPDHLGLIEVQRDERGWDGALVKNPNCSTITMVPTLAALDEFGLESVHVSTLQAVSGAGYSGVTSMEIIDNALPHIGGEEEKMETESRKLLGSFDGAELELHDADVSASCNRIPTIDGHLENVFAGLTSEPDAEEVRAAMRSLPGIDLPSAPDQLIHVFGEAQPDRPQPRLDRMTERGMAVVAGGIETTVDGVKYNCLAHNTIRGAAGASILNGELLVEEGWI; encoded by the coding sequence CCGCGGTGACCGCGAGTGAAGCCAGCGCGGGCAAGCGGTACGCGGAGGCGGCGAAGTGGCGTGTCGACACCCCGATCCCGGCGGATGTCGCGGGGATGGAGGTCGTCGAAACGATTCCAGAGGCGGTCCCCGACGACGTCGACCTGCTGTTCTCCTCGCTCCCCTCGGGCGTCGCGAGCGAGATCGAGCCGGCGTTCCTCGAGGACGGCTACGTCGTCTCCTCGAACTCCTCGAACGACCGGATGGCCCCGGACGTACCGCTCACGATTCCGGAGATCAATCCGGATCATCTCGGACTGATCGAGGTCCAGCGGGACGAACGTGGCTGGGACGGTGCACTGGTGAAGAACCCGAACTGTTCGACGATCACGATGGTCCCGACCCTGGCAGCACTCGACGAGTTCGGGCTCGAAAGCGTCCACGTCTCGACGCTGCAGGCGGTCTCGGGGGCGGGGTACTCCGGCGTCACCTCGATGGAGATTATCGACAACGCCCTTCCCCACATCGGCGGCGAAGAGGAGAAGATGGAGACGGAATCCCGGAAGCTGCTTGGCTCGTTCGACGGTGCCGAACTCGAGCTTCACGACGCCGACGTCTCCGCCTCCTGCAACCGGATCCCGACGATCGACGGCCACCTCGAGAACGTCTTCGCCGGACTCACGTCGGAACCGGACGCCGAGGAGGTCCGGGCGGCGATGCGATCGCTGCCGGGGATCGACCTCCCCAGCGCCCCCGACCAGTTGATACACGTGTTCGGCGAAGCACAGCCCGACCGGCCCCAACCCCGCCTCGACAGGATGACCGAACGGGGAATGGCGGTCGTCGCCGGCGGGATCGAGACGACCGTCGACGGGGTGAAGTACAACTGTCTGGCTCACAACACGATCCGCGGCGCGGCAGGCGCGTCGATCCTCAACGGCGAGCTGCTGGTCGAAGAGGGCTGGATCTGA